The nucleotide window CCCCCGTGCGCCCGACGCGCCAGGCGCCGCCCCCCACCTCGACCCATCCGACCCGCCAGGAACCGCCGCCACGCTTGTCTCCACAGATCAGCTCTGACAGGGAAAGGCAACTCACGCAGGAGGTCAACGACACCATTCAGGGGGTTGAGCGTATCCTGCTGTCGATCGACCGGCAGAAGTTGAGATCAGACCAGTGGGAGACCTACCACACCGTTCACAGCTTCCTCACACAAGCCAGGGAGGCGCTTGCGAATAAAGACTTTCAGCAGGCGATAAATTTAGCCCAGAAAGCGCACGTCCTTTCCGACGAACTCTTCAAAGCGGTGCCGTAATCAGTACGAACGATCTCCCCCATCCGCTCGCGCATTCCTCATTCCTGCTGCGACAACACCAATACCTGGAGTTCTAACCTTTCACGCGTTCCTTCCTACCCACTATTCGAGTAACAATTACCTGCCACCGTCCCCGTTTCGACCTTTTCTTTGAAACGCTCGATACCATGTGCTGTCGATGTTGGCATGTAACTCATTGTGTCCTAACGGTTTATACACACGCGACGGCGCGGTCATGATCCTGGCATGCCGCTTGCTCCCCTTTCTCTACTGAAAGGGGGAATGAGTCAGTGAGCGCGCACCAGTTGCACGATGTCAGGCAAAAGGTACTCGTCGTTGATGACAATCCGACCTTCAGGGAACTCCTGACCGATCTTCTCGAATCGATAGGCTACCACGTGTTGACTGCACAAGACGGTCTGGCCGGCTTGGACGCGCTGCACAATGGTCCCTTCGATCTTATTCTGGTGGACTACCGTATGCCGGGCATAACCGGCCTCGAGATGACCGCTTTTATACGGAGGTCCGATACCGTCACCCCTATCATCCTGATCACAGGCGACTACTACGCGCTTGCCCCTGAGATAGTGGCGCAGGCCGGGGTCACAAGAGTGCTGGCGAAGCCGCTACAAATACAGGAATTCTTGAAGATATGCTCGGCGGAAGGCGAAAAGAAAAAGATAAACGATACCTCGACAACTCGACAAAAGGAGATAAACAGGATGAGTAGAGCAATATCCAAACCGATCGCATTGGGGGTACTTGTGCTCGCCCTCACCACGGGATGCGCCGGGATGTCGACGCGCCAGCAGCGCGCCCTCAGTGGAGGCGCCATCGGTGCGGCCGGTGGCGCGGCTATTGGCGCCATGGCCGGCAGCCCGACAACAGGCGCTATCGTAGGCGGTGCGGTCGGGACAGCCACAGGCGCCCTGTGGGACGATATTAAGAAATCGATGAAGTAGCAATCCGGTACTGGCGCAGCCACCCCCCGGCTGGTCAGTTCTTACGGCCTCTTCGAGCGGAGCCATGTTTTGGCATCGGAGAGGCCGTTT belongs to Candidatus Methylomirabilis lanthanidiphila and includes:
- a CDS encoding membrane protein; translation: MSAHQLHDVRQKVLVVDDNPTFRELLTDLLESIGYHVLTAQDGLAGLDALHNGPFDLILVDYRMPGITGLEMTAFIRRSDTVTPIILITGDYYALAPEIVAQAGVTRVLAKPLQIQEFLKICSAEGEKKKINDTSTTRQKEINRMSRAISKPIALGVLVLALTTGCAGMSTRQQRALSGGAIGAAGGAAIGAMAGSPTTGAIVGGAVGTATGALWDDIKKSMK